One part of the Rutidosis leptorrhynchoides isolate AG116_Rl617_1_P2 chromosome 1, CSIRO_AGI_Rlap_v1, whole genome shotgun sequence genome encodes these proteins:
- the LOC139839617 gene encoding uncharacterized protein — protein sequence MTDEVACHLFLTVLQSTAREWFTNLPPNGITCFADLREKFLMQYQNLCRHTYAHLYAHEIPMYRGEEIESFITRYMLECQKIPGLPETLQIFRFITCLDKDTHPSLVSELRWNIPSTFADAATVARQYQHSGRERQAGYHRDEKKREEERRSDSRHRHDSSRRSESHHKGHNSHGKSHDSHRTRKGKVFPSGTTEKRDGQKSDKYCEFHEDNGHDTNECKALIHEIIAKIKAGELNHLLSGRKFKKADPNKTFIWQKEDGKKREKAKDKVVINMISIEKDEIDPWRDTAITFPRLPKRYAREEPVMIDGLIDGFRVQEMYTDTGSEVDVLYAHCLSQLPKYVGRKMRYSNAIISGSAGSTEEPIGKLKATVMVGTKPYLRSEVIDFYVVKSVTATNVILGRNFFRKFNAITSTAHGLLKFPTRKGVATVESTRQPFLVSGNTQDTRRTPESKTPHILEEKRVLVLKWLSYFPPASYSNRKSPTNSYKTKMGVLAGAISRDGKNNLSITMEQLNTLVRHQNFPGQKVLKAPIEMERPLRETKVARCYTDI from the exons ATGACAGATGAGGTGGCGTGTCATCTCTTTCTGACTGTCCTACAGTCGACTGCCAGGGAATGGTTTACTAATTTACCACCAAATGGAATCACATGCTTTGCAGACTTGCGAGAAAAGTTTCTCATGCAATATCAGAACCTCTGCCGACATACGTATGCACACCTGTATGCTCACGAAATCCCAATGTACCGGGGAGAGGAAATCGAAAGCTTCATCACAAGGTATATGCTGGAGTGTCAAAAAATACCAGGACTCCCAGAAACACTGCAGATTTTCAGATTCATAACATGCCTGGATAAAGATACACACCCATCACTCGTCTCTGAACTCCGGTGGAACATCCCGAGTACATTCGCAGATGCCGCAACGGTAGCAAGGCAGTACCAACACTCTGGAAGGGAAAGACAGGCCGGGTATCACCGGGATGAGAAGAAAAGAGAAGAGGAAAGAAGAAGCGATAGCAGGCACCGTCACGACAGCAGCAGACGCAGCGAAAGCCATCACAAAGGCCACAACAGTCACGGCAAAAGCCATGACAGCCATAG AACCCGTAAAGGCAAAGTTTTCCCCTCTGGCACCACTGAAAAACGTGATGGTCAAAAGTCAGACAAGTATTGTGAGTTCCACGAAGACAATGGCCATGACACGAATGAATGCAAGGCGTTGATACACGAAATCATCGCGAAAATCAAAGCAGGCGAACTCAATCACTTGTTGTCAGGACGGAAGTTCAAGAAGGCCGACCCCAACAAAACATTCATTTGGCAGAAGGAAGACGGTAAGAAACGTGAGAAGGCGAAAGATAAAGTTGTTATCAACATGATCAGTATTGAAAAAGATGAGATCGACCCCTGGAGAGACACGGCAATCACATTCCCTAGGTTACCGAAACGATACGCTCGGGAAGAACCTGTGATGATTGACGGCTTGATCGACGGATTTCGTGTCCAGGAAATGTACACTGATACCGGGAGTGAGGTTGATGTCTTGTACGCCCATTGCCTTTCCCAACTCCCAAAATATGTCGGTAGAAAAATGAGGTACTCCAACGCCATCATATCTGGATCTGCGGGCTCTACGGAAGAACCCATAGGAAAACTCAAGGCAACGGTGATGGTAGGCACAAAGCCCTACCTCCGTAGTGAGGTCATTGACTTTTATGTGGTCAAATCTGTGACCGCCACAAATGTGATCTTGGGAAGAAACTTCTTCAGAAAGTTTAACGCCATAACCTCCACCGCTCATGGCTTGCTTAAATTTCCAACCCGGAAAGGTGTGGCTACAGTCGAATCCACCCGACAGCCTTTCCTGGTAAGTGGCAATACTCAAGACACACGAAGAACACCAGAAAGCAAGACACCTCACATCTTGGAAGAAAAACGTGTGTTAGTGCTTAAATGGCTAAGTTACTTCCCTCCAGCATCATACTCTAACAGAAAGAGCCCAACTAACTCTTACAAAACCAAAATGGGAGTGTTGGCTGGCGCTATCAGCCGGGATGGGAAGAACAATTTATCGATAACCATGGAACAACTGAACACCTTAGTCCGGCACCAAAACTTTCCAGGACAAAAAGTCTTGAAAGCTCCAATCGAGATGGAACGCCCGCTAagggaaacaaaagtggctagatgctACACTGATATTTAG